One region of Lathamus discolor isolate bLatDis1 chromosome 2, bLatDis1.hap1, whole genome shotgun sequence genomic DNA includes:
- the LOC136009474 gene encoding feather keratin 1-like — MACSDLCRPCGPTPLANSCNEPCVRQCEDSRVVIQPSTVLVTLPGPILSSFPQSTAVGSSSSAAVGNVLSAQGVPVSSGGFGYGLGYGYRGLGYGFGGLGCYGRGRGYNIC; from the coding sequence ATGGCCTGCTCCGACCTCTGCCGCCCCTGCGGACCCACCccgctggccaacagctgcaacgAGCCCTGTGTCAGGCAGTGCGAGGACTCCCGCGTCGTCATCCAGCCTTCCACCGTGCTGGTCACCCTGCCaggacccatcctcagctccttcccccagagcaCCGCCGTCGGATCCTCCTCATCCGCTGCCGTGGGCAACGTCCTCAGCGCCCAGGGAGTGCCCGTCTCCTCTGGGGGCTTCGGCTACGGCCTTGGCTATGGCTACAGGGGCCTGGGTTACGGCTTCGGAGGCCTGGGCTGCTatggcagaggaagaggatACAACATCTGCTAA